In the Clostridium beijerinckii genome, one interval contains:
- a CDS encoding Nif3-like dinuclear metal center hexameric protein encodes MVQVKDIGREIERVAPKFLMESYDNVGLTVGDEEKTINKVLLSLDCTNEVIEEAVDLRCELIITHHPLLFKRPKSIVKGDLLGNKLINLIKEDIALYSCHTNLDSAKGGINETIVRMLGFESQEIIEPNESNNYKDGGIGRLVKLDEEIMLNDLIEIIKKNLNIKNMRIVRGKNKARTIAIINGSGQDFFYKAKDLGADCIITGDTTYHFASDFKELGISIIDAGHFSTEYLVFLKTLDFLRGKFKDVEFIASKKSEDPYEFV; translated from the coding sequence ATGGTCCAAGTAAAAGATATAGGAAGAGAAATAGAAAGAGTTGCGCCAAAGTTTTTAATGGAGTCTTATGATAATGTTGGTCTAACGGTTGGAGATGAAGAGAAGACTATAAACAAGGTTTTATTATCTTTAGATTGCACAAATGAAGTAATTGAGGAGGCAGTAGATTTAAGATGTGAGTTAATAATAACTCATCACCCACTGCTATTCAAAAGACCTAAGAGTATAGTTAAAGGAGATTTATTGGGGAACAAGTTGATAAATCTAATCAAAGAGGATATAGCATTATACTCTTGCCATACCAATTTAGATAGTGCTAAAGGTGGAATTAACGAAACTATAGTTAGAATGCTAGGATTTGAGTCACAAGAAATTATTGAACCTAATGAATCTAATAATTATAAAGATGGCGGAATTGGAAGACTGGTTAAATTAGACGAAGAAATAATGTTGAATGATCTTATAGAAATTATTAAAAAAAATTTAAATATAAAAAATATGAGGATTGTTAGGGGAAAAAATAAAGCAAGGACAATAGCTATAATTAATGGCAGTGGGCAAGATTTCTTTTATAAAGCAAAAGATCTTGGTGCAGACTGTATAATAACAGGGGATACAACATATCATTTTGCATCGGATTTCAAAGAATTAGGTATAAGCATAATAGATGCAGGTCATTTCTCAACAGAATACCTTGTGTTCTTAAAAACATTGGATTTTTTAAGGGGAAAATTTAAAGATGTAGAGTTCATCGCTTCAAAAAAAAGTGAAGATCCTTATGAGTTTGTTTGA